Below is a window of Verrucomicrobiia bacterium DNA.
AAAATGAAGACAGGAATAACCACGAAACACACGAACCACACGAAATGAAGACTCTCAGAAATGCCTTTGCTTCTTTTCCCTTCCTGGTTCGTGTGGTTCGTGTGATTCGTGGTTCACTGCCTTTGCAGTTAAACCATGCTCAATCAACTGAATGCGGGCCGCACCTTGGAGCGAGAAAATGAAGACAGGAATAACCACGAAACACACGAACCACACGAAATGAAGACTCTCAGAAATGCCTTTGCTTCTTTTCCCTTCCTGATTCGTGTGGTTCGTGTGATTCGTGGTTCACTGCCTTTGCAGTTAAACCATGCCCAATCAATTGAATGCGGGCCGCACCTTGGAGCGAGAAAATGAATGCAGGAATAACCACGAAACACACGAAACACACGAAATGAAGACTCTCAGAAATGCCTTTGCTTCTTTTCCCTTCCTGGTTCGTGCGATTCGTGTGCTTCGTGGTTCACTGCCTTTGCAGTTAAACCATGCCCAATCAATTGAATGCGGGCCGCACCTTGGAGCGCGAAACTGAAAACAGGTAGCAACCACGAAACACACCAAATACACGAAATGAAAATCTTCACAAACGCATTGCCCGTTTTCCTCTTCCAATTTCGTGTGATTCGTGTGATTCGTGGTTCCACTGCCTTTGCTTGGCTTGGCTTGGCTTTGCTTCCTTTCCAGCTTGGTTTGATTGGTGTGATTCGTGGTTAACCGCCTTCGTAATTAACTATGCTCGAACAATTGAAAGCGGATGTTTGCAAGGCCAACCTTGACCTTGTTGCCGAAGGCCTCGTCATCCAAACGTGGGGCAACGCAAGCGCCATCGACCGCGCCAGCGGCGTCATGGTCATCAAACCCAGCGGCGTGCCCTACTCCGAGATGAAACCCGAACACATGGTCTGCGTTGCCCTCGACACGGGGAAGGTCGTCGAAGGCAAACTCAAGCCGAGTTCAGACACCGACACGCACCTGATCCTTTATCGCGAATTCGCTGGAATCGGCGGCGTGGTCCATACGCACAGCCTCTTCGCCACATCCTGGGCGCAGGCCTGCAAACCGCTGCTCGCCTACGGCACGACACAGGCCGATTACTGGTATGGCGATGTCCCCTGCACGCGCCTGCTCAAGCCCGAGGAGATCAAGGACGCCTACGAGGCCAACACCGGCCGCGTGATTGTGGAAACATTCCGTGAGTTGAAGTTCGATCCCATGCAGCATCCCGCCGTGTTGGTGGCAAGCCACGGACCTTTCACGTGGGGCAAGGACGTTCACGACGCAGTGCACAACGCGAGCGTGCTGGAGTTCATCGCAAAGCTGAACAGCGAGACGCTGCGGATCAATCCTGCCTTGAAGCCGATGCAGGACGTGTTGCTCGACAAACATTTCATGCGCAAACACGGACCGAAAGCCACTTACGGGCAAAAGCCCGCGTGACGAGAAGCACCCCATGCATCGCCGTATAAAAAAAGCTTTTCAAGCCGTCCGCACACGAGAGCCGTCCTGCGAAGGCGGATGCGGCGGCGAATTCCACGTTTACTTTGACCATTGCCGGAATCCCAAGTATCACGGGGCGATGAAGTCCGCCGGCGTCGAAAAGTGGCGCGACATTTCATCGCAAGTGTCATTTTTTCATGGCGTCCGCAGGGGATCGTCGTCCGGCGTTCCATCAACTGCGGCTGCACGTCTGCAAAGTCTCAAAAACCAAACAACCAAGTAACACCAACTGTGAAAACCAACATGATTGAATGGATGCTAGTGATCGGCGCGGGAGCATTCGTTGCGTGCCTGGCAGGCTGCGCAACCGGCGGCTCCTCCCCAGAAAACGCCAACAAACAACCGTTCGGCACCGTCGATGGCCAAGCCGTTGAACTCTACACTCTCCGCAACTCGAAAGGCGCCGAGGCGAAGATCATGACCTACGGCGGGATTGTTCAGTCGCTCACCATG
It encodes the following:
- a CDS encoding L-ribulose-5-phosphate 4-epimerase → MLEQLKADVCKANLDLVAEGLVIQTWGNASAIDRASGVMVIKPSGVPYSEMKPEHMVCVALDTGKVVEGKLKPSSDTDTHLILYREFAGIGGVVHTHSLFATSWAQACKPLLAYGTTQADYWYGDVPCTRLLKPEEIKDAYEANTGRVIVETFRELKFDPMQHPAVLVASHGPFTWGKDVHDAVHNASVLEFIAKLNSETLRINPALKPMQDVLLDKHFMRKHGPKATYGQKPA